A region of Granulicella sibirica DNA encodes the following proteins:
- a CDS encoding ThuA domain-containing protein, translating to MRGLRCVVLAGVVLWQAATVAAFGQAPTAASLQGLTAPPPSAKTIHLKHVLVIGQTKGWEHDSVSATMAAIYNMGKTTGLWDTMLRTDTELLTKKELKVNAKNLNYFDAIVFASTTGELDLDDSQKKDLMSFIKEDGKGFVGVHAALDTNYKWPEYGEMIGGYFDQHPWMTFNAPILNEDPEFPATRHFPKAFVKYDEIYQPMTWSRDKVHVLLTLDASKLNYKDNPRIHRTDNDFAVAWTHQYGKGRVFYSTLGHTEEAWEDPDILRMYSEAIKWSLGMTEGSTMPRPRPADAPNRP from the coding sequence GTGCGCGGACTCCGGTGTGTTGTGTTGGCGGGCGTGGTTCTTTGGCAGGCGGCGACGGTTGCTGCATTCGGGCAGGCGCCTACGGCGGCGAGTCTACAGGGTTTGACCGCGCCACCGCCTTCAGCGAAGACGATCCACCTAAAGCATGTGCTCGTGATCGGGCAGACCAAGGGGTGGGAGCATGACTCGGTGTCGGCGACGATGGCGGCGATCTACAACATGGGGAAGACAACCGGGTTGTGGGATACAATGCTGCGGACCGATACGGAGCTTCTGACGAAGAAGGAGCTCAAGGTCAATGCGAAGAATTTGAATTATTTTGACGCCATTGTGTTCGCGAGCACTACGGGTGAGCTTGATCTTGACGACAGCCAGAAGAAGGACTTGATGTCGTTCATCAAGGAGGACGGTAAGGGCTTTGTGGGAGTTCATGCCGCGCTCGATACGAACTACAAGTGGCCGGAGTATGGGGAGATGATCGGGGGGTACTTCGATCAGCATCCGTGGATGACGTTCAACGCGCCGATCCTGAATGAGGATCCGGAGTTTCCGGCGACGCGGCACTTTCCGAAGGCGTTTGTGAAGTATGACGAGATCTATCAGCCGATGACGTGGTCGCGGGACAAGGTGCATGTGCTGCTGACGCTCGATGCGAGCAAGCTGAACTACAAGGACAATCCGAGAATTCATCGGACGGATAATGACTTTGCCGTGGCGTGGACGCATCAGTATGGCAAGGGGCGGGTGTTTTACTCGACGCTTGGGCATACGGAGGAGGCGTGGGAGGATCCGGATATTCTTAGGATGTACAGCGAGGCGATCAAGTGGTCGCTGGGGATGACGGAGGGAAGTACTATGCCTCGGCCACGGCCTGCGGATGCTCCGAATCGGCCTTAG
- a CDS encoding amidohydrolase/deacetylase family metallohydrolase: MNRHAVRLSLALALTATFAPAQTPAAPPPHDYDLLLKNGHVIDAKNNLDAFRDVAIKDGHIAKVATNIPATSAIKTVDVTGLYVTPGLIDLHTHVFWGLAKNSYDNGDWGLPPDGFTLRNGVTTIVDTGSSGWRNFPEFKERVVDRAQTRVLVMLNVVGAGMGNDGIEQNTADMDGKATGEMALKYPGVIVGVKSAHFTGPEWTPYEQAVIAGNIAHIPVMIDYGSRRIERPLYQLLEEKLRPGDIYTHMYGGSRGEQDSEAGGPGKGMWEGRKRGIYFDVGHGQSSFYYSTAVPLIKAGFVPDSISTDLHYESMNAGMKDLLTTADKFLAMGLPLKEVVADITWHPAREVQQNQLGNLSEGSIADVAVLSIDKGNFGLVDGGGNVMQAHEKLVAELTIKDGKFVYDLNGRSADPWNQPPSDAVKQANKWTSLRMQGFGNARPRPATPGAPQRPRPAKWQPYTTDANGNAVTRPEAQEAVSKPATTLPDGQPVPPPAVTWKTAPAESWLPAQR; this comes from the coding sequence TTGAACAGGCACGCCGTTCGTCTCTCCCTCGCCCTGGCCCTCACCGCAACCTTCGCCCCCGCCCAAACCCCCGCCGCGCCGCCACCCCACGACTACGACCTCCTCCTCAAGAACGGCCACGTCATCGACGCCAAGAACAATCTCGACGCCTTCCGTGACGTAGCTATCAAGGACGGCCACATCGCCAAAGTGGCGACCAACATTCCCGCCACCTCCGCGATCAAGACCGTCGACGTCACCGGCCTCTACGTCACCCCCGGCCTCATCGACCTCCACACTCACGTCTTCTGGGGCCTCGCCAAGAACTCCTACGACAATGGCGACTGGGGCCTCCCACCCGACGGCTTCACCCTCCGCAATGGCGTCACCACCATCGTCGACACCGGCTCCTCCGGCTGGCGCAACTTCCCCGAATTCAAAGAACGCGTCGTCGACCGTGCGCAGACCCGCGTCCTCGTCATGCTCAACGTCGTCGGAGCGGGCATGGGCAACGACGGCATCGAGCAGAACACCGCCGACATGGACGGCAAGGCCACCGGAGAAATGGCCCTCAAGTATCCCGGCGTCATCGTCGGCGTCAAAAGCGCCCACTTTACCGGCCCCGAGTGGACCCCCTACGAACAAGCTGTCATCGCCGGCAACATCGCCCACATCCCCGTCATGATCGACTACGGGTCCCGCCGCATCGAGCGCCCCCTCTACCAGCTCCTCGAAGAAAAGCTCCGCCCCGGCGACATCTACACCCACATGTACGGCGGCAGCCGCGGCGAGCAGGACTCCGAAGCCGGAGGCCCCGGCAAAGGCATGTGGGAGGGCCGCAAGCGCGGCATCTACTTCGACGTAGGCCACGGCCAGTCCAGCTTCTACTACAGCACCGCCGTCCCCCTCATCAAGGCCGGCTTCGTTCCCGACTCCATCTCCACCGACCTCCACTACGAAAGCATGAACGCCGGCATGAAAGACCTCCTCACCACAGCCGACAAGTTCCTCGCCATGGGCCTGCCTCTGAAAGAGGTCGTCGCCGACATCACCTGGCACCCCGCCCGCGAGGTCCAACAGAACCAGCTCGGCAATCTCTCCGAAGGCTCTATCGCCGACGTAGCCGTCCTCAGCATCGATAAGGGCAACTTCGGCCTGGTCGATGGCGGAGGCAACGTCATGCAGGCGCACGAAAAACTGGTAGCCGAACTCACGATCAAAGATGGCAAGTTCGTCTACGACCTGAACGGCCGCTCCGCCGACCCCTGGAACCAGCCCCCCAGCGATGCCGTCAAGCAAGCCAACAAGTGGACCTCCCTCCGCATGCAGGGCTTCGGCAACGCCCGCCCTCGTCCCGCCACCCCCGGAGCCCCGCAGCGCCCCCGCCCCGCCAAGTGGCAGCCCTACACCACCGACGCCAACGGCAACGCCGTCACAAGACCCGAAGCCCAGGAAGCCGTCTCCAAACCCGCCACCACTCTACCCGACGGCCAACCCGTCCCGCCACCCGCCGTAACCTGGAAAACCGCCCCCGCCGAATCCTGGCTCCCGGCACAACGGTAG
- a CDS encoding zinc ribbon domain-containing protein, whose translation MAMIEFVRNYTDHSTDRGYQFQFRCDHCSNGYMSSYDPSIVGTAGGLLQAAGSLFGGLLGNVGNSSYEIQRAIGGPAHDRALQKAVTEVKEKFRRCQRCGNWVCAGVCWNERAAQCTGCTPKYEQEVISMRTQAQIQATQEQLQEKAHGVDYVSGIDMNPDSQVRFDPTSTAPPIAAPVQRGGFLPQSMQTGAPAVPVASASGGWSDVGAGSAAVAPVSLGGAVCGACGEALHGGKFCSGCGAPTAPVPKSCGACGHVSGVEARFCEECGGRLG comes from the coding sequence ATGGCGATGATTGAGTTTGTACGGAACTATACGGATCACTCGACGGACCGGGGGTACCAGTTCCAGTTTCGGTGTGACCACTGCAGCAACGGGTACATGTCGTCGTATGACCCGTCGATCGTGGGGACGGCGGGTGGGCTGCTGCAGGCGGCGGGGAGCTTGTTCGGTGGGCTGCTGGGGAATGTCGGGAACTCGTCGTACGAGATTCAGCGGGCGATTGGCGGGCCGGCGCATGATCGTGCGCTGCAGAAGGCCGTGACCGAGGTGAAGGAGAAGTTCCGGCGGTGCCAGAGGTGCGGGAACTGGGTTTGCGCAGGGGTTTGCTGGAATGAGCGGGCCGCGCAGTGTACGGGATGTACTCCGAAGTATGAGCAGGAGGTGATCTCGATGCGGACGCAGGCGCAGATTCAGGCGACGCAGGAACAGTTGCAGGAGAAGGCGCATGGGGTGGATTACGTTTCGGGGATCGATATGAATCCGGACTCGCAGGTGAGATTCGATCCAACTTCGACGGCTCCGCCGATTGCGGCTCCGGTGCAGCGTGGGGGATTTTTGCCGCAGTCGATGCAGACGGGGGCACCGGCTGTGCCGGTGGCGTCGGCATCGGGCGGGTGGAGCGATGTTGGGGCCGGGTCTGCAGCAGTGGCTCCGGTCAGCCTGGGTGGGGCAGTGTGCGGGGCTTGTGGGGAGGCGCTGCATGGGGGCAAGTTCTGTTCGGGATGTGGGGCTCCTACGGCTCCTGTGCCGAAGAGCTGTGGGGCTTGCGGGCATGTTTCGGGAGTGGAGGCGCGGTTTTGTGAGGAGTGTGGGGGGCGGCTGGGGTAG
- a CDS encoding TonB-dependent receptor: MKRIVFSLGIVTAFSLAAPFVTAQSATASLRGVVKDSSNAVIPGADVVITSSDTAQRHEGHADGHGEFSFQELFIGDYRVEVRSSGFATWVNSRIHLDVGNQSQIAVQLAPASSEETVEVSAEATRLQTNEIAQGAVVSDKEISALPLSSRNFAQLGILQPGVRPASASLTVMGSFRRAGQNYEVNGQRPESNNFLVDGMRDINRMDGGYAFRPPADAIAEFRILTATAPAEFGGTSGGITTIVTRSGTDKLHGTLYDFFRNDALNANNYFAPRKERLRQNQYGITAGGPIVSHRAYFFTYYEGIRNAQDVTHGVVVPTLAERAGDFSADTPILANATRTPYGNIIAAINPITAMYLAYYPVPNTSENPHLAQTTNLGHYQSDVGGIKADWLLRESDTVSGRYNYSTNQVLSPYSELGADVPGFPVGYFTNTHLGGLTETHTFSSRTVMTANVSFFQNHVLLDKRFSNNSPQSFGFSYASTRAEATGAPLIQLQGYSNVGDPIINPRDSVENNYSFSANVSHTQGKHVTSYGAQFRRIQLNGYQANFASGTFSFTVQGLTNNSLANFELGRPDIFTQAGGDFNRNLRGWELGAYAQDEYRVSQRFTLSYGVRYEITTPFKDLQNRLMAFTPGRQSTVHPNAPTGLLFPGDAGVSDSIAPIFYKDFAPRIGFAWDTRGNSQTMVRAAYGIFYDPLLNGVGMPFRAATSALPSVVVRTLTGAINYVNPTSTVTNPFASGQIALPASTFTLDRNLIPPYTQDWNLTIDQNLHGQLLSIGYIGAKGTRLPRLIEGNPAIYQPGSTLANSGRRRIYSGCTLTTGTCSLGTAGLVVGNADSSFHSGQVSLTRRGTPSLNYTLAYTLSKDLDYTSSLHMSGPAPWLMLGELDVPQNNQNLKGEYGRSLFDSRHRFAASVIYTVPFSHTLRGLSRTILAGWQVSGLLAVNSSTPFTVYDSANVSLQAPHPGVSGMFGDRPNVVGNPNKGAPHTVNQWVSPSAFQRLDPVANAGQFGNESRNSINGPAFGSLDAAIDKSFLVSESTKLLFRAEAFNVTNHTNFIVPIDDINSPVFGQIVEAQSPRVLQFALKLQR, encoded by the coding sequence ATGAAACGCATAGTTTTCAGTTTAGGTATCGTAACTGCATTTTCACTTGCGGCTCCTTTCGTCACGGCGCAAAGCGCGACAGCATCGCTCAGAGGCGTGGTCAAAGACTCGAGCAACGCGGTTATACCGGGCGCTGACGTGGTTATCACTTCGAGCGATACCGCACAGAGGCATGAGGGGCACGCGGATGGTCATGGTGAGTTCTCCTTTCAGGAGTTATTTATCGGTGATTATCGGGTCGAGGTGCGCTCATCCGGATTTGCCACCTGGGTAAACTCCAGGATTCATCTCGACGTTGGGAACCAGTCGCAGATCGCCGTGCAGCTCGCTCCAGCGTCGTCGGAGGAGACCGTCGAGGTTTCCGCGGAAGCGACTCGTTTGCAAACCAATGAAATCGCGCAGGGGGCGGTGGTTAGCGATAAGGAGATCTCCGCCCTTCCGCTCAGCAGCCGCAACTTCGCGCAGCTCGGTATCCTGCAGCCCGGCGTGCGGCCGGCTTCGGCGAGCCTGACGGTGATGGGTAGCTTTCGCCGCGCCGGCCAAAACTACGAGGTCAATGGTCAGCGTCCGGAGTCCAACAATTTCCTCGTCGACGGCATGCGCGACATCAATCGCATGGACGGGGGCTATGCCTTCCGCCCTCCGGCTGACGCCATCGCCGAGTTCCGGATCCTCACAGCGACCGCGCCCGCAGAGTTCGGCGGAACGAGCGGCGGCATCACGACCATCGTGACGCGCTCCGGCACCGACAAGCTGCACGGCACACTGTACGACTTCTTTCGCAACGATGCACTCAACGCGAACAACTACTTCGCCCCACGCAAAGAGCGACTGAGGCAGAACCAGTACGGCATCACGGCGGGCGGTCCCATCGTGAGTCACCGTGCGTACTTCTTCACGTACTACGAGGGCATACGAAACGCGCAGGATGTAACGCATGGAGTGGTCGTGCCCACATTAGCGGAGCGCGCAGGCGACTTCTCCGCCGACACTCCCATCCTCGCCAACGCAACGAGGACGCCTTACGGCAACATCATTGCCGCGATCAACCCGATCACGGCAATGTACCTCGCCTACTACCCGGTCCCCAACACGTCTGAGAATCCACACCTCGCGCAAACGACCAACCTTGGTCACTACCAAAGCGATGTGGGCGGTATCAAGGCGGACTGGCTTCTTCGAGAGTCGGACACGGTGAGCGGCCGCTATAACTACTCGACCAATCAGGTGTTGAGCCCCTACTCGGAGCTCGGTGCCGATGTCCCTGGCTTTCCCGTGGGCTACTTCACCAATACGCATCTTGGCGGCCTCACGGAGACACACACCTTCTCCTCAAGGACCGTGATGACGGCCAACGTCAGCTTCTTTCAGAACCATGTTCTTCTCGACAAGCGCTTCTCCAACAATTCGCCGCAGTCCTTCGGCTTTAGCTACGCGTCCACGCGCGCGGAGGCCACGGGGGCTCCGCTCATTCAGTTGCAGGGTTATTCCAACGTCGGTGATCCGATCATCAACCCGCGCGATTCGGTGGAGAACAACTACTCTTTCAGCGCGAATGTTTCCCATACGCAGGGGAAGCATGTCACAAGCTATGGTGCTCAGTTCCGCCGGATCCAACTAAACGGCTACCAGGCCAACTTCGCCTCTGGTACCTTTTCCTTCACCGTGCAGGGCCTGACCAACAATTCGCTGGCTAACTTTGAACTCGGCCGCCCCGACATCTTTACGCAGGCCGGAGGGGACTTTAACCGGAATCTCCGGGGCTGGGAGCTTGGCGCTTATGCACAGGATGAATATCGCGTCAGCCAACGGTTCACGCTCAGCTATGGCGTCCGGTACGAGATCACGACGCCCTTCAAAGACCTTCAGAACCGCCTTATGGCTTTCACCCCAGGGCGGCAATCGACAGTCCACCCCAACGCTCCCACTGGCCTCCTGTTTCCTGGCGATGCCGGCGTCTCTGACAGCATCGCCCCCATCTTCTATAAGGACTTCGCGCCCCGTATCGGCTTTGCCTGGGACACACGCGGCAACAGCCAGACGATGGTCCGGGCTGCGTATGGCATCTTCTATGACCCGCTCCTGAATGGAGTCGGCATGCCGTTCCGCGCCGCGACCTCGGCGCTGCCAAGCGTGGTCGTTCGCACACTCACAGGCGCCATCAACTATGTCAACCCGACTTCGACGGTGACCAACCCGTTCGCCTCCGGTCAGATTGCCCTGCCCGCGTCGACGTTCACGCTCGACCGCAATCTGATCCCGCCGTACACGCAGGACTGGAACCTCACCATCGACCAGAACCTGCACGGCCAATTGCTTTCCATCGGATACATCGGCGCGAAGGGGACACGTCTTCCACGACTGATCGAGGGCAATCCGGCGATCTATCAGCCGGGTTCTACACTTGCCAACTCCGGCCGCCGCCGCATCTACTCCGGATGCACGCTGACCACCGGAACGTGCTCCCTGGGCACAGCTGGTCTGGTGGTTGGTAACGCGGACTCCAGCTTTCACTCCGGACAAGTCTCGCTTACGCGCCGTGGAACGCCATCGCTCAACTACACCCTGGCCTACACGCTCTCCAAGGATCTCGATTACACTTCGAGTCTCCACATGTCGGGTCCGGCGCCATGGCTGATGCTCGGCGAACTCGATGTTCCCCAGAATAATCAGAACCTCAAGGGCGAGTATGGCCGCTCGCTGTTCGATTCGCGACACCGCTTCGCCGCCAGTGTCATCTATACGGTGCCGTTTTCGCACACTCTTCGAGGCTTATCCCGAACGATATTGGCCGGATGGCAGGTCAGCGGTCTACTGGCGGTCAACTCAAGCACCCCGTTCACAGTGTATGACTCGGCAAATGTGTCGTTGCAGGCGCCGCACCCCGGCGTTTCCGGCATGTTTGGAGACCGCCCCAACGTCGTCGGTAATCCAAACAAGGGAGCGCCGCATACGGTGAATCAGTGGGTCTCTCCCTCGGCGTTCCAGCGTCTTGATCCGGTGGCCAATGCCGGGCAGTTCGGCAATGAGAGTCGGAACAGCATCAACGGCCCAGCCTTCGGTAGTCTCGACGCGGCAATCGACAAGAGCTTCCTGGTGAGCGAATCGACGAAGCTGCTATTTCGGGCTGAGGCATTCAACGTGACGAACCATACCAACTTTATTGTTCCGATCGATGACATCAATTCGCCAGTATTCGGGCAGATCGTTGAAGCGCAGTCTCCACGTGTTCTTCAATTTGCTTTGAAGCTTCAACGATAA
- a CDS encoding GNAT family N-acetyltransferase, which yields MELVPLAMEHLEGLRVAVRDGELWRLWYTSAPEPSAMQAEIERRLGLLAARSMLPFTVIDPVSGKIAGMTTYMNVDAANRRVEVGSTWYARSVQRTALNTEAKRLLLGHAFEGLGCIAVEFRTHFMNQQSRRAIERLGAKLDGILRSHQVSPNGTVRDTCVYSVIASEWPTVKAHLGWLMRKYD from the coding sequence GTGGAGCTTGTGCCGCTTGCGATGGAGCATCTCGAGGGGCTGCGTGTCGCGGTGCGGGATGGGGAGCTTTGGCGGCTCTGGTATACGAGTGCGCCTGAGCCCTCGGCGATGCAGGCTGAGATCGAACGGCGGCTTGGGTTGCTAGCGGCGAGGTCAATGCTTCCGTTTACGGTGATCGATCCGGTGAGCGGGAAGATAGCAGGGATGACGACGTACATGAACGTCGACGCGGCGAACCGGCGGGTGGAGGTCGGGTCGACGTGGTATGCGCGGAGCGTGCAACGGACGGCGTTGAACACGGAGGCGAAGAGACTTCTGCTTGGGCATGCGTTTGAAGGGCTGGGGTGCATTGCGGTTGAGTTTCGGACGCACTTCATGAACCAGCAGAGCCGGCGGGCGATTGAACGACTTGGGGCTAAGCTGGATGGAATCTTGCGGTCGCACCAGGTGAGTCCGAATGGGACGGTGCGAGATACGTGTGTGTATAGCGTGATTGCCTCCGAGTGGCCTACTGTAAAGGCTCATTTGGGATGGCTGATGCGGAAGTATGACTAG
- a CDS encoding acyltransferase family protein, giving the protein MDQQAESLAERSTHGRYVELDSLRGAAAVIVVINHLGLAFSYRIPRILAPFFAGHAAVVLFFVLSGFVLSLPFWNKGENGSYGPYLIRRFFRIYVPFAASVILAAICAHFFLFSQLPLGDWFKETWQTPLTPSFLFSQFLLPHNSRLNTAFWSLRYEVQLSIAFPLLLLVIRKLGPWLSLTLAVVTYLVGSLVPSHLPDSHWYQETLRYGAVFVFGAVVAWQRETLRKLWLTSPAPLKMASAVVGALMLGYGYDIMFHLRLHSYSDIVVTIGACSAVLLALSYPPFQTFLRLPALEYLGRISYSLYLVHGTLLFVALNLLYGKVPRSLLVTLFLLVTWAVSHAFCVFLEEPSLRFGKRIATSPPRAHPATRTAAG; this is encoded by the coding sequence ATGGACCAGCAAGCTGAGTCGTTAGCGGAACGATCGACGCACGGTAGGTATGTGGAGCTGGACTCTCTCCGCGGTGCGGCCGCGGTCATCGTCGTAATTAATCACCTCGGCTTGGCATTCTCCTACAGGATCCCGAGGATTCTCGCTCCGTTTTTCGCTGGTCACGCCGCAGTGGTCTTGTTCTTCGTTTTGAGCGGATTCGTCCTAAGCCTTCCCTTTTGGAACAAGGGCGAAAACGGTTCTTATGGCCCCTACCTCATTCGTCGCTTCTTCCGAATTTACGTCCCGTTTGCCGCCTCCGTCATCCTTGCCGCAATCTGCGCTCACTTCTTCTTGTTCTCGCAACTGCCGTTAGGCGACTGGTTCAAAGAAACTTGGCAGACGCCGCTCACGCCTTCCTTTCTCTTCTCGCAATTTCTGCTGCCTCACAACTCCAGGCTCAATACTGCTTTCTGGTCTCTTCGCTACGAGGTTCAACTCTCGATAGCCTTTCCTCTGCTTCTGCTTGTCATTCGTAAGCTCGGGCCATGGCTCTCTCTTACGCTGGCTGTCGTGACATATCTCGTCGGCTCTCTCGTTCCCAGCCATCTACCCGACTCCCACTGGTATCAGGAGACGCTGCGCTACGGTGCGGTCTTTGTCTTCGGCGCCGTAGTCGCATGGCAGAGAGAGACGTTGAGAAAGCTATGGCTAACCTCTCCGGCCCCTTTGAAAATGGCCTCTGCCGTCGTCGGTGCTCTCATGCTCGGCTATGGATACGACATCATGTTCCACCTCCGGCTCCATAGCTACAGTGATATCGTGGTAACGATCGGAGCCTGCTCAGCCGTACTGCTGGCGCTCTCCTACCCTCCGTTCCAGACCTTCCTTCGTCTACCTGCTCTCGAATACCTCGGTCGTATCTCCTATAGCCTCTACCTGGTCCACGGCACCCTGCTGTTCGTCGCCTTGAATCTGCTCTACGGAAAGGTCCCACGCTCTCTCCTGGTCACGCTATTTCTCCTGGTAACATGGGCCGTCTCCCACGCTTTCTGTGTCTTTCTCGAAGAACCCTCCCTTCGATTTGGCAAGCGCATCGCGACCAGCCCTCCACGCGCGCACCCGGCAACGCGAACTGCCGCAGGATAG
- a CDS encoding cytochrome-c peroxidase, whose protein sequence is MLRAISTPSKVLLTLLLTAGCRHPISDKPTGSATSIEAPLGLPPVPIPGDNPPTTATIALGRRLFYDTRLSKGSFLACSNCHNPRYAFTDGNRLSKGFDGALGVRNAPTLLNATYLPFQFWDGRALTLEQQAASPIADPVEMNSTHKASVARLAGDPTYGPAFTQAFGTPDITIGRVTNALASFERTLLSGDSPFDRYQYAGDKTALTPAALRGLAVFLNPMGGNCASCHTIGPKSALLTDGKFHNIGEGASDNGFADVGRYHETKVVTDQGAFKTPSLRNISRTAPYMHDGSLKTLKEVVDFYAGGGNSNPYLDPQMKTIHLTPQDRLDLVEFLKSLDGSIPGKAGPP, encoded by the coding sequence ATGCTTCGAGCGATCTCCACACCATCGAAGGTCCTGCTCACCCTCCTCCTCACCGCAGGATGCCGTCACCCCATCAGTGACAAGCCCACCGGCTCCGCCACCTCGATCGAAGCCCCCCTTGGCCTCCCGCCAGTCCCGATCCCCGGGGATAATCCCCCAACCACAGCCACCATAGCTCTGGGCCGCCGCCTCTTCTACGACACCCGGCTCTCCAAGGGCAGCTTCCTCGCCTGCTCTAACTGCCACAACCCCCGCTACGCCTTCACCGACGGCAACCGCCTCTCCAAGGGCTTCGACGGAGCCCTCGGCGTCCGCAACGCCCCCACCCTCCTCAACGCCACGTACCTCCCCTTCCAGTTCTGGGACGGCCGCGCCCTCACCCTCGAACAACAGGCCGCCAGCCCCATCGCCGACCCCGTCGAGATGAACTCCACCCACAAGGCCTCCGTCGCCCGCCTTGCAGGAGACCCCACCTACGGCCCCGCCTTCACCCAGGCCTTCGGCACGCCCGACATCACCATCGGCCGCGTCACCAACGCCCTCGCCAGCTTCGAGCGCACCCTCCTCTCCGGCGACTCCCCCTTCGACCGCTACCAGTACGCCGGTGACAAGACCGCCCTCACCCCCGCCGCCCTCCGGGGCCTCGCCGTCTTCCTCAACCCCATGGGCGGCAACTGCGCTTCCTGTCACACCATCGGACCCAAGTCCGCGCTCTTGACCGATGGCAAATTCCACAACATCGGCGAAGGCGCCTCAGACAACGGCTTCGCCGACGTAGGCCGCTACCACGAGACCAAGGTCGTCACCGACCAGGGCGCGTTCAAGACCCCAAGCCTCCGCAACATCTCTCGCACTGCCCCCTACATGCACGATGGTTCTCTCAAAACCCTCAAAGAGGTCGTCGACTTCTACGCCGGAGGCGGCAACTCCAACCCCTACCTCGACCCCCAGATGAAGACCATCCACCTCACCCCACAGGACCGCCTCGACCTCGTCGAGTTCCTAAAATCCCTCGACGGCAGCATCCCCGGAAAAGCCGGCCCCCCATAA
- a CDS encoding type II toxin-antitoxin system VapC family toxin — translation MVRRGVQEPQIYDTNILIDCLKGVQAARLEVDAALDRAMSTMTWIEVMVGVPPESDEVVRVFLGSFELLPITPEVAERAVLIRKTMRIKLPDAIILATAQVNERILVTRNTRDFGVVTEGVRVPYPL, via the coding sequence ATGGTTCGAAGAGGCGTGCAGGAGCCTCAGATTTACGACACGAATATCCTGATCGATTGCCTGAAGGGCGTGCAAGCCGCAAGGCTAGAGGTCGACGCCGCATTGGATCGTGCAATGAGCACGATGACCTGGATTGAAGTGATGGTCGGGGTTCCCCCCGAGTCAGACGAGGTGGTCAGGGTTTTTCTGGGTTCCTTCGAGCTGCTCCCTATAACACCCGAGGTCGCGGAGCGTGCTGTCCTCATCAGGAAGACGATGAGGATCAAGTTACCGGATGCGATCATTCTGGCGACTGCCCAAGTGAATGAGCGCATTCTCGTGACGCGAAACACGAGGGACTTTGGGGTCGTGACGGAAGGTGTTCGAGTTCCGTACCCATTGTAG
- a CDS encoding glycoside hydrolase family 172 protein — protein MRLNLSLKLALTLLATSPALAQNSGWPDLTQRQTYTLHRATSKEETGANADAKGLNPGETRTVLDADGPGMLSHLWFTIADNESYHLKRIVLRIFWDNESTPSVEAPIGDFFGLGTGDYLNWQSEMLSVGSSKALNSFFPMPFAKHARVTLTNEGKMGAGSVYYNIEYRTDTHPLPPHTLYFHAQYRQASPNKGWTGEWYGNGDPLVNYKRNTTGDGNFVWFEAKGEGHYVGVTMSVLQNQDGWWGEGNDMFYIDGATTPAIAGTGSEDYFLGAWDFGSPFSYQLYGAPLVGREQAGARSSVYRFHLDSPIPFSKSMKATIEHGHANHRSDNYSSVAYWYQTEPHMPFPALPPVDERIPTLHPVGGPGNITPTGESSTPNR, from the coding sequence ATGCGCCTCAATCTCTCGCTGAAGCTCGCCCTCACTCTCCTCGCCACCTCCCCAGCCCTCGCCCAGAACTCCGGATGGCCAGACCTCACCCAGCGCCAGACGTACACCCTCCACCGCGCCACCAGCAAGGAAGAGACCGGCGCCAACGCCGACGCCAAGGGCCTCAACCCCGGCGAGACCCGCACCGTCCTCGACGCCGACGGTCCCGGCATGCTTTCGCATCTATGGTTCACCATCGCCGACAACGAGTCCTACCACCTCAAGCGCATCGTCCTCCGCATCTTCTGGGACAACGAATCCACCCCAAGCGTCGAAGCCCCCATCGGCGACTTCTTCGGCCTCGGCACCGGTGACTACCTCAACTGGCAGTCCGAGATGCTCTCCGTCGGCAGCAGCAAGGCGCTCAACTCCTTCTTCCCCATGCCCTTCGCGAAGCACGCCCGCGTCACCCTCACCAACGAGGGCAAGATGGGGGCCGGAAGCGTCTACTACAACATCGAGTACCGCACCGACACCCACCCGCTCCCGCCCCACACTCTCTACTTCCACGCCCAGTACCGCCAGGCCTCACCCAACAAGGGCTGGACCGGCGAGTGGTACGGCAACGGCGACCCACTCGTGAACTACAAGCGCAACACCACCGGCGACGGCAACTTCGTCTGGTTCGAGGCCAAGGGCGAAGGCCACTACGTCGGTGTCACCATGTCCGTGCTCCAGAACCAGGACGGCTGGTGGGGCGAAGGAAACGACATGTTCTACATCGACGGAGCCACCACCCCCGCCATCGCAGGAACCGGCTCCGAAGACTACTTCCTCGGCGCATGGGACTTCGGCTCCCCCTTCTCCTATCAACTCTACGGGGCGCCGCTAGTCGGCCGCGAACAGGCCGGCGCCCGCAGCAGCGTCTACCGCTTCCACCTCGACTCGCCCATCCCGTTCTCGAAGAGCATGAAGGCCACCATCGAGCACGGCCACGCCAACCACCGCTCCGACAACTACTCTTCGGTTGCCTACTGGTACCAAACCGAGCCCCACATGCCCTTCCCCGCGCTTCCACCCGTAGACGAACGCATCCCCACCCTCCACCCCGTAGGCGGCCCCGGCAACATCACCCCCACCGGCGAGTCCTCGACCCCAAATCGTTGA